The following are encoded together in the Sparus aurata chromosome 1, fSpaAur1.1, whole genome shotgun sequence genome:
- the plrg1 gene encoding pleiotropic regulator 1, which translates to MTEDVQKHSVHTLVFRSLKRTHDMFVSDHAKSISLDDESHKIKMDVKLKTEYGAVLHMPVLKEGKDRVSHPGGLQQSYSQPGDDPDYLITGTHAYPSGPGVALTADTKLHRNPSEGGIHSMALALPPSQARQDVSRTAASVGDIHHHAGGAGRSHPPSSALSLMEGGGTRNSSLMRKAPTMPKPQWHPPWKLFRVISGHLGWVRSIAVEPGNQWFVTGSADRTIKIWDLASGKLKLSLTGHISTVRGVAVSTRSPYLFSCGEDKQVKCWDLEYNKVIRHYHGHLSAVYDLDLHPTIDVLVTCSRDATARVWDIRTKANVHTLTGHTNTVATVRCQAAEPQIITGSHDSTIRLWDLIAGKTRATLTNHKKSVRTVVLHPRQYTFASGSADNIKQWMFPDGNFIQNLSGHNAIINTLAVNSDGVLVSGADNGTIHMWDWRTGYNFQRIHAAVQPGSLDSESGIFACMFDNSESRLITAEADKTIKVYKEDDTATEESHPVNWKPEILKRKRF; encoded by the exons ATGACGGAG GATGTTCAGAAGCACTCTGTCCACACTCTGGTCTTCAGATCTCTCAAAAGGACGCATGATATGTTTGTGTCTGACCATGCGAAGTCCATCTCCCTGGACGACGAGAG CCACAAGATTAAGATGGATGTGAAACTGAAAACGGAGTACGGTGCCGTGTTGCACATGCCTGTGCTGAAGGAAGGGAAAGACAGAGTCTCTCATCCTGGCGGCCTGCAGCAGAGCTACTCACAGCCTG GGGACGACCCAGATTACCTGATCACAGGAACACACGCGTATCCTTCTGGACCTG GAGTGGCTTTGACTGCTGACACAAAATTGCACAGGAATCCAAGCGAGGGAGGAATCCACTCCATGGCGTTGGCTCTGCCGCCCTCACAAGCAAG GCAAGACGTTAGCCGCACAGCAGCCAGCGTGGGTGATATCCATCACCATGCGGGAGGAGCAGGAAGATCTCACCCTCCGTCGAGTGCTCTG TCGCTCATGGAAGGAGGCGGCACCAGAAATTCTTCACTCATGAGGAAAGCACCAACCATGCCCAAACCTCAGTGGCATCCACCGTGGAAACTGTTTCGG GTCATCAGTGGTCATCTCGGCTGGGTGAGGTCCATCGCTGTGGAGCCTGGGAATCAGTGGTTTGTCACGGGGTCTGCTGATAGAACCATAAAG ATCTGGGACCTGGCCAGCGGGAAACTGAAACTCTCCCTGACTGGACACATCAGTACAGTGCGAGGTGTGGCGGTCAGCACACGCAGCCCCTACCTGTTCTCCTGTGGAGAAGACAAGCAAGTCAAGTGTTGGGATCTGGAGTACAACAAG GTCATCAGGCACTACCACGGACATCTTAGTGCTGTGTACGATTTAGACCTGCATCCGACTATCGACGTGCTggtgacctgcagcagagacgcCACAGCGAGG GTGTGGGACATCAGGACCAAAGCTAACGTGCACACACTGACCGGCCACACCAACACTGTGGCCACAGTGAGATGTCAGGCTGCAGAACCACAAATCATCACTG GCAGCCACGATTCCACCATCAGGCTGTGGGATTTGATTGCTGGAAAAACCAGAGCAACTCTGACGAACCACAAGAAGTCTGTCCGAACTGTTGTGCTGCACCCCAGACA ATACACGTTTGCTTCTGGTTCTGCTGATAACATCAAACAGTGGATGTTCCCAGATGGCAACTTCATCCAGAACCTGTCGGGCCACAACGCCATCATCAACACACTCGCTGTTAACTCTGACGGCGTGTTGGTCTCTGGAG CCGACAATGGAACCATCCACATGTGGGATTGGAGGACGGGCTACAACTTCCAGAGGATTCATGCAGCCGTGCAGCCTGGATCTCTGGACAGCGAGTCGGGCATCTTTGCCTGCATGTTCGACAACTCTGAGAGCAGGCTGATCACCGCCGAGGCTGATAAGACCATCAAAGTGTACAAAGAGGACGACACAGCT aCGGAAGAAAGCCACCCCGTCAACTGGAAACCAGAAATCCTCAAGAGAAAAAGATTctaa